Proteins encoded together in one Oreochromis aureus strain Israel breed Guangdong linkage group 23, ZZ_aureus, whole genome shotgun sequence window:
- the adamts1 gene encoding A disintegrin and metalloproteinase with thrombospondin motifs 1, whose translation MMSFLCISISLIAALCVGAAHGAWEQGTVVPVRLDPTARSESETEAWRTLSAEESEKEAEMRVYRLDVFGMQLVLRLEPDQTFLAPGFVFHIVGTPVSEPTPKPNSGAEPGCFYSGTVNGDERSAAALNLCHGLRGGFYFKGEEYFIQPLNSTDFLGTDEDVHTIRRRGRAASAEESSSKCGVNEDEERVPKNLGKAASHGAPNADQTAHHRARRFVSTPRYLEIMLVADQSMVEFHRTELKPYLLTIMAVASRLYRHPSIHNSISLAVVKLLVVSEEERGPQVSSNAAMTLRNFCKWQRQHNPPSDRHPEHYDTAVLFTRTDLCGAHSCDTLGMADVGTACDPDRSCSIIEDDGLQAAFTVAHELGHVFNMPHDDAQLCSGINGPHWGSHMMASTLSNLDQQVPWSPCSALMVTTFLDNGHGQCLLDKPVKPEPLPQPLPGAKYDADHQCRLTFHEDSQHCPDLSTTCAALWCTVTTSNGLLVCQTKNFPWADGTPCGHDSYCLAGLCLTKSQAAKHQTPVNGGWGPWGPWGDCSRTCGGGVQYSFRSCDNPVPKNGGKYCEGKRIQYRSCNTEVCPDTNGLSFREEQCLAHNDMSAQVSLGSGEGVEWVPKYAGVSPKDRCKLVCRAKGTGYFFVLKSKVADGTPCSPDSTSVCVQGQCVKAGCDRIIGSNRRFDKCGVCGGDGSTCKKVSGSMERARPGYQDVVTIPAGATHLDIKQRAPPSSRHDNSYLAVRRQDGTYLLNGDYKLMTMETDIPLPGALLRYSGSSATLERIRSFAPLPEALTIQVLSVGEYPRPRVKYSYFAPRPNHAASSSNNNNIGGRRKSINAIQEVGGAEWTLREWGPCSQTCGGVQQREVVCLDSQGRPSGDCPEELRPLASRSCAPHSCPSWLLGEWSPCSKTCGQGYRKRELHCIDHDGRTLTKDSCDPKDRPRPLLELCNQSAC comes from the exons ATGATGTCGTTTTTATGCATTTCCATCAGTTTAATTGCCGCTCTGTGCGTCGGCGCAGCGCACGGTGCTTGGGAGCAGGGCACCGTTGTGCCGGTCAGGTTAGACCCGACGGCCCGGTCGGAGAGCGAAACCGAAGCGTGGCGGACTCTTTCCGCGGAGGAGAGCGAGAAGGAGGCGGAAATGAGGGTGTACCGGTTGGACGTATTTGGCATGCAGCTGGTTTTGCGTCTAGAGCCTGACCAGACCTTTTTGGCGCCAGGTTTTGTCTTCCACATCGTGGGGACTCCCGTGTCCGAACCGACACCGAAACCCAATAGCGGAGCCGAGCCGGGTTGCTTCTACTCAGGCACGGTGAACGGGGATGAGCGCTCCGCCGCCGCGCTCAACCTGTGCCATGGACTCAGGGGCGGATTCTACTTCAAGGGCGAAGAGTACTTTATTCAGCCCCTTAACTCCACTGACTTCTTGGGCACTGACGAGGATGTGCATACGATTCGCCGGAGAGGCCGGGCAGCTTCGGCTGAGGAGAGCAGTTCCAAGTGCGGGGTCAACGAGGACGAGGAGAGGGTGCCAAAGAATCTGGGAAAAGCGGCCAGTCACGGAGCCCCTAACGCAGACCAGACAG CTCACCACAGGGCCAGGCGTTTTGTTTCCACCCCTCGTTACCTGGAGATCATGCTGGTGGCTGACCAGTCTATGGTCGAGTTCCACCGCACGGAGCTCAAACCTTACCTCCTGACCATCATGGCAGTGGCGTCCCGCCTTTACCGCCACCCTAGCATCCACAACTCAATCAGCCTGGCGGTGGTGAAGCTGCTCGTGGTGTCCGAGGAGGAGCGAGGTCCTCAGGTGTCATCCAACGCTGCCATGACTCTCCGCAACTTCTGCAAGTGGCAGCGACAGCACAATCCTCCAAGCGACCGCCACCCGGAGCACTACGACACGGCCGTGCTCTTTACCAGGACG GACCTTTGCGGTGCCCACTCGTGTGACACTTTGGGCATGGCAGATGTTGGCACGGCGTGTGACCCGGACAGGAGCTGCTCGATTATTGAGGACGATGGACTCCAAGCAGCATTTACAGTGGCACACGAACTGg gCCACGTGTTTAACATGCCTCATGATGATGCGCAGCTGTGTTCTGGCATCAACGGTCCCCACTGGGGTTCCCACATGATGGCCTCTACCCTGTCTAACCTGGACCAGCAGGTGCCTTGGTCTCCTTGCTCCGCCCTCATGGTCACCACCTTCCTGGACAACGGCCATGGTCAGTGTCTGCTGGATAAGCCTGTTAAGCCCGAGCCACTGCCCCAGCCCCTGCCCGGGGCAAAGTATGATGCTGACCATCAGTGTCGCCTGACCTTTCACGAAGACTCCCAGCACTGCCCTGACCTGAGCACCACTTGTGCAGCTCTGTGGTGCACTGTGACTACATCCAATGGTTTGCTCGTGTGCCAAACCAAGAACTTCCCATGGGCTGATGGGACACCCTGCGGGCATGACAGCTACTGCTTGGCTGGGCTCTGTCTCACTAAGAGCCAGGCCGCTAAACACCAG ACTCCTGTTAATGGTGGATGGGGTCCCTGGGGTCCCTGGGGCGACTGCTCTCGAACCTGTGGCGGAGGAGTGCAGTATTCCTTCCGTTCCTGTGATAACCCTGTGCCTAAGAATGGGGGGAAATACTGCGAGGGAAAGAGGATCCAGTACCGCTCATGCAACACAGAAGTGTGCCCAGACACCAATG GCCTGTCTTTCCGTGAGGAGCAGTGCTTGGCCCACAATGACATGTCAGCTCAAGTGTCACTGGGTTCAGGCGAAGGCGTCGAGTGGGTCCCCAAGTACGCTGGAGTTTCACCCAAAGACCGCTGCAAGCTGGTGTGCAGGGCCAAGGGGACCGGATACTTCTTTGTCCTCAAGTCTAAG GTGGCTGACGGCACACCATGCAGCCCTGATTCCACCTCAGTCTGCGTCCAGGGCCAGTGTGTGAAGGCTGGATGTGATCGTATCATCGGCTCCAACCGGCGCTTCGATAAGTGTGGCGTGTGTGGCGGAGATGGTTCGACCTGCAAGAAGGTGTCAGGCTCTATGGAGCGTGCCAG GCCTGGTTACCAGGATGTTGTAACTATCCCTGCTGGTGCCACACACCTCGACATCAAGCAGCGTGCTCCACCCAGTAGTCGTCACGATAACAGCTACTTGGCAGTGCGGCGCCAGGATGGAACCTATTTACTTAATGGCGATTACAAGCTGATGACCATGGAGACGGACATTCCCCTCCCAGGGGCACTCTTGCGCTACAGCGGCTCCTCAGCCACTCTGGAGCGCATCAGGAGCTTCGCCCCGCTCCCTGAGGCCCTGACAATCCAGGTGCTTTCCGTAGGGGAATACCCGAGGCCCAGGGTTAAGTACAGCTACTTTGCCCCTCGTCCCAATCACGCTGCTTCAtcctccaacaacaacaacattggAGGCCGTCGGAAGTCTATCAATGCCATCCAAGAGGTGGGAGGAGCCGAGTGGACTCTGAGGGAGTGGGGTCCCTGTTCCCAGACCTGCGGAGGTGTGCAACAGAGAGAGGTCGTGTGTCTGGACTCCCAGGGACGTCCCTCTGGAGACTGCCCAGAGGAGCTTCGCCCTTTGGCGTCACGGTCCTGCGCCCCCCATTCCTGCCCCTCCTGGCTCCTTGGCGAATGGTCACCGTGCTCTAAGACCTGCGGCCAAGGTTATCGTAAACGTGAGTTGCACTGCATCGACCACGACGGGCGTACGCTAACCAAGGACAGCTGTGACCCCAAAGACCGTCCGCGACCCCTGCTGGAGCTGTGCAATCAGAGTGCCTGCTGA